Within the Planctomycetaceae bacterium genome, the region CCATGTCTGCGAGTTGTTGTCGCACATACTGCAGATTCCACACGTACATCGATTCCGTCTTCCCGCCGGTCCCGCAGGCGAGGTAGTTCTGATCGGGGCTGAACGCGAGGGCGAAGGTGGCTTCGGGGCCGGCTGCGGAAAACGATTCGCCGTATGGATTCTGGAGCCACGCAAGAGTCCTGAACGGGCTGGTTTGCACCAGTCGCACCCCTTCTCCGTCCTGAAGCGCAAGCATCGATTCATCCTGAGTGAAGGCTCCGCGTCCGAACCCGGAGTTAGACAGTGGTATTTCACAATTGAGTTGCCAGTTGCTGGTATCAAAGATCATGGCTTTTCGGCGCGTCGACAGCAACAGCCACCTTCCGTTCGGGCTGAACAGGGCGTCGGCGCTCACAGCTCCCGGCAATTGGTATTCGAAGACGACCGTATGGTCTGAATTCTGAAGGACGCGGACGGTGTCCAGATGTTTTCCAGCGAGCGCGTACAGTGAGCCATCATCGGAGGTTTCGATAATCCATTCATCCGGATGGGAAGGAACTTCTGCTCCCAGTTGCATGTCCGCGTCGGTCAGTGTTAATTGCTGAACTCCCCGATTCGAAGTGTGAATCAGGCCACTTCTGCTGTCCCGCGTCAGATCAAATGTTACTGTGGTTGACGATGATACCGACTGACGTGACGCAGACGCATCCATGCTGTTTCCGTCCGCAAAGTGTCGGCAGTTCCACCGAGCAAAATGTGAGTGCCCGGAACAGTACAGAAAGCGATCGTCCTGAGCGAATTGACACTGCACGGTTTTGCTTTCGAAAGGCAGGACGTACCGGACTTCACCCGAAGGCCAGTCGCGGATCACGACCTGATCTGCCGCCGTATGCGCGAGCAATGTTGATGATTGGTTAAACGCAGCGTCATAGATTCCAAAGTCACCGCTCTTCCATCCCAGAACTCGACACGCGATCGAATCTGCGACGCGCCAACGCCCTACTGACACACCCGTATCCTGCAATGCGATTCGCAGCCCGTCCGAACTGAATCGTGAGGCATACCGTTCAACACGGATGACCTGCTGACCCGACCACGGATTCCAGAATCGGCTGGTATCATCCCATGCGTTTGACATCAGCAGTTGATCGTCCGGACTGAACTCAACACGCAGAGCCTTGCTGGTGTGTCCGGAACATGTTGTGACGGGGCCAGCACGTTGCTCAAGATTCCAGACATAGACCTGATGGTCGTAGCAGGCTGTCGCAAGATACCGGCCACTATGACTGAAAGCTGCGTCTGCGACATACTGCGTGTGTTCCAGAATCTCCATGGGATCAGTCGTCTGAAGGTCGAAAACACCGACCTTGTTGTTAAGGCCGATGACGACACGACTGTCGGCGGCTGAAAACCGGATGAAGGCGGGTGAGACATCGACTGGCCGGATTCCGACAACCCTTCTCATCTCCAGATTGAAAATCAGGATCTGATTTCTGCCCGGAAAAGCGGCCAGCTTACTGTCACCACTGAAAGCGATCGATCGCGAATACCATTCCGCATCGACAGAAACCGCTGGCAGAATCACTGAGCCATCACGCGTATCCCAGATTTCTATTGCACAGCCCTGGTACGAGTGCCGTCCCAGAATCGCGACATACCGATCATCCGGGCTAAAACAGGTGAACGGCGGATACGTGTGGGACCATCCGTTCGAGAAATGCGCAACGGTCTCTCCGTCTGCCACTGTCCGGATCTCAATCCCCGTTGAACTGGAGATCCTGGCATAATGCTCGATCCGCGAATCAAATCCCCATCGGTTGAAGGGGCAGTAGGTGCCTTCATCTTTTCGATCAACCTCCAGAGCGATGTCGGCAAGGCCCATGCACGCGATGGCCTCGTTCCGGAGTTTCATGACGTCATCATCGTCAACAGCAATCTGATCTCGCAGCGCCGAGGCATTGGAGATCGCTTCCAGTCCGTCAAAGCGACGGCCTGGTCGATGACTTTCCCGACCGGAGCCGGCACGTGCCGCGTAGGCATCAAATAGATTCAGGGTTGCCATTCTGTTGGCAGATCGCTCGCGTGCTTCGGCATCAATGGCTCTCCCGAGCGATTCCGTTAGTTTCGACTGGCGATGGCTGAGTTCGATGACGGAGTAGGTCGAAACAATGGCAATCATCAGAAGCAGTGAAAACGCCAGACAGCTGAGTGCCGCAACAGTTGGGTTTCGACGGCACCAGAGCTGTATGCGTTTCAGGGACGACGAACGGCGGGCTACGATTGGCTTCGCATCAAGAAAACGTCGCAAATCCAGGGCCATATCCCGAGCGGACTGATATCGCAGACCGGGGTCGGCCTGGGTCGCTTTCACGACGATGGTTTCGAGATCCTGTGGAATATCCGCGGCAATCGTTCGCGGTGCAGGACACGAAGTCGTAGTGATCGCATGAATGAGCGTGGCTCGATCTGCGTTGGCAAAAGCAGGCTCGAGGGTGAGAAACTCATACAGTGTCAGGCCAAGGCTGTAGACGTCACTTCGCCGGTCGTTGCTACCGCGAAATCTCTCGGGCGCCAGATATCGCAGCGTACCGACGATGTCGCCGGACTGCGTCAGTGCATCAAAGTCTTCGTCGAATCGATTGTCGTGCGAATCGGTGGTATCGCCGGCCTTCGCGAGTCCGAAGTCCGTAATCCAGATACCACCTTCGATATCCAGCATCAGGTTCGCCGGTTTAATGTCCCGATGCAGTACTCCCTGCATGTGGGCAAAATCAAGGGCATCGGCCACGCTGGCCATGAGTTCGGCAATGCGTCTGTAGAGGAGCACATTTGAGATGCGTCCGGAGCCGGACGGCAGCACAGAAACTGACGAGGCAGCGGATCCGCCGGACTGGGGGGCTGGTGAGCGTGAAGTTGAGGAAACATTCTGGCCATCGTTAATGTCTCGTCCCATGACCAGCGAATTCGCGATGACATGACTTTCTCTCGTCGCTGCATCCGTGGCAGAACGACCGTCAGGGGCTGCTGCGGTCCGGCCGGTCGCCGGTGTTGACTGAGAGGGCGACCTCGCCTGGATGTGCGAATGATCTTTTGCCCTCTGGATGTGCCGCAATTCCTGAAGCACTGAGTTCAGACTTTGGCCGTGGATAAACTGCATGGCCAGAAAGTGGATGCTGTCTGCGTAACCAACGCCGTAGACGGGAACGATGTTTGTGTGGTGCAGGGAAGCTGCGATGCGTGCTTCGCGCTGGAATCGTCTGGCCTGAGTGTCGCCTGGAGTCACCTGCCACGGAAGCAGCTTGATCGCGACATGCCTGCCCAGAGATTCCTGAATTGCCTCGTAGACAACTCCCATGCCTCCGCGACCGATTTCGCGAATAATACGATAGTCGCCCAGTCGATTGAGTTTCTTTCCGTTTGAAGTCATCACCCCCGCATGACGATGCGGCGGTTCGGACACCTCAGCCTGTTCCATCATGGCAATGGCCGGAAACAGTTCACGGATCTCGTTCTCCAGCTCGGGGTGACGCTGGACGAACTCAGAAAGCGATGGATATTCACCCTTCCGCTTTCGGCTCAGGAATTCGTCCATCATCGGGCCGAGTTTGTCGTCATTATCCGAGGACATCGTGCACCACTCTTCGATCTGCGTCTACGCTCTATTCTCTGTGATCCATGAAGAAGTTCAGAAACGCTTTCTGCCCATCCGAACCATTGCCTCTCCCAAATGCTGAGGCCCGAACCGACAAGGGTCATACTGCGAATACACTCCGTCTTTGTACAGTATGATGCCGATGCCAAATGCAGAAATTTGACCTGGACGAATACCGTCGTAGATAATGCCGTCGCAGGGTAATGCCGTCGCAGGGTAACACTTTCGCAGAAGGGCGTTTGTATCCTGAGGCGAACTAAATTCAGATCATTCGAAACAGGGGACCTCTCATTCCGTCAGGAGAACGGGCATTCCGTCAGGAACGCAGTCCCTGCTCCGGGCTGAGCAGGTCTTTCAGTCTTCGAATCGCCCGCACATATCGCTTGTAAGCCGCCTGAGATTCGACACCCAGTACCTGAGCGGCTTCGTTGTTGTCCAGTTGTTCAAAATGCCGAAGAGCGAGAATCTCTCGATCGTTTTCTTCCATCGAATTCAGAGCGTCCTGAATCTGTTGCCGCAGCTCAGCACGATTGGCCGCGTTGCTGGGCGAAGAAAACGGCCCGACCAGTTTGGCGGCAAGCGCGGCTGACGACGCTTCCAGGCGGCCGCTGGTATCAATCGAGACTTCTCGCCCGGCATCGCGGGCCTGCGTTCCAAGATGAAAGCGATGCAATTGCGCCAGTTTCTGGGTGGTCAGAAATCTCAACCAGACAAACGGGCTGACCTCGGGATTTGCCTGATATTCAGTAAATCGCTGTGTCGCATCGATGTACGCATCCTGAATGACATCCGACGCATCGACGCGTCCATTCAGTCTCCGGTCCAGGCGCAGGCAGATCATTCTGCGCAGACGATCGCGATGATTCGCCAGCAATTCACCCAAATCGACTTCGGCCAGCCCCGGCTGTACGTTCTCAGGTCTGTCGTGCGTCATTTCCTCCTCCTTCCTGAACGAGTACTGCGGAATCGTCAGGATCTTGTACAGCCAAAACAGACTCAGCCGAAACAGACTGGTTTTCTCTGTACGACTCACACGTCAAACCGCAGTACCACATTCAGGATCCATGGTTCATGGTGTCGAACCTCCGGGGCGATCGCGAGCGGTTTGGGAGAAAAAAACATGAATAAACGCACTGTACTGACGATGTTACAACGATTCCTGAGCACCAAACAACATGGACGTCGGATTCGTCGGAACAGTCGTCGCAGCGTCTGGTCGCATCGTTCTTCCGGAGCACAGCTGGTTGAACATCTGGAAGACCGAACGCTTCTGGCTGTTGTTTCAGCATTCGACAGTGTGACGGGACTGCTCAGTGTGAATGCTGACGCAGCGGACAACATCAACATCACGGCTGTTCTGGGCGAGGTGAAGATCAATGGTGCCGATCCGGACACAGGCGTTGCTTTCGCTGAGGGGGTCGTGACGATCAATGTCACGGCAACCGGCAATTTTCCGAACGTGATTGATCTGCGGAACATTGATCCGGCGGTGTTCGGCGGTGTTACAGGAGTAACGATTAAAGGCGGAGCTGGCGATGACGAGATTATCGCACCCCGAATCAGTTCGCTGGTCCAGGGAGAAGACGGCAACGACGTACTGCTTTCCGGAGACGGCGACGACGTAATCGAAGGTGGGGCAGGGAATGACCTGATCTACGTTCTTGATGGAAACGATACATATCGCGGCGGCGATGGCGACGACGTCTACGAATTCGTGGGCAACCTGCCCGGTGGCCTCGGCAGCAACACGTTCGATGAAACCGCGACCGGCATCGACACGTTTGAGTTCAGTCAGTTCACAACGGGCGTCACTTTCGATGCCGGTACAACGGCCACTCAGTCCGTCGCTGCAGGGACAACCATAACGCTGCAGAACGGTTCGACAATCGAGGTGATCACAGGCGGCCAGGCTGACGACAATCTGACGGCAGCGCCTGGGCTTGACACACGGCTCAGCGGTGGCGATGGCAACGACACGCTGGTCGGTTCATCCGGAAATGACACACTCAGCGGGGGCTTTGGCGACGACGATCTCGACGGCGGACCTGGCAATGATGTGTTCGAAGCGATCCTCGGTCAGGATATCGTGACCGGCGGCGCGGGCTCGGACACGATTGATTTCTCAACGCGATCCACGGGAGTAACGTTTGACCTCGACCTTTCGGGGATTCTGCAGTCACTCGGCGGTCCGGAAGGCGTAACTCTGAACGACGCTATCGAAAACGTCATCGGCTCAATGCAGGCCGACACCTTCCAGGCCGACTTCCTGCCCGGCGGTGTGACGCGACTGATTCAGGGCAGCGATCCGACAATGTCGCCAGGTGATGAACTAATTGTCGACTTTCAAAATGCCGCGGGCGGCTACACGATGCGAGGTGTTGGCAGGGGCGACTACCGGTTGCTCGGTGGTGGCTTCGGTCAAATCGACTTTGAAAGCATTGAGAGTCCGGGACACCAGAACATCGCATCGCTGAATTTCACACTGCAGCCAGACGTACCGGCAGGCCCTTACAGAATTTCCCGAGAAGGTGACAGCATCTTCTTCACAGACGATGAGGGCTCAATCTATGGCAGCGACGGCAGCGATTTCATCCACTTTATCGAAGTGATTGGTTCAGATGCTGCAGACGATGAACTCATTGTCGATCTCACCGGCGGCCCCATTGCGCCACCTGCAGGCATCCACTTCTCCGGCGGTGTTGGCGGTAACGATTTGCTGACCATGCTGGGTAACGGAACCGGGGATTATACCTACGCTCCCAGTGCCACGACGTTTGGTGATGGTGAAATCAGCGAAACTGGCGGCCTGCAATTGACTTTCGACGGGCTGGAACCAGTAAACCTGATGGGGTTTGGCAGTATCACCGTTGCGCCTCCGAACGCGGATGATCAACTAACGCTGGAGGGTGCTGTATTCGGCGGTGACGGATACCTGGTGGTTCGTGGCACATCGGGTGGTGTCGCGATGGAGGAGCTGCGAGTCGCCAATGGCACCCTGCTGAAGATCGACACCACGGCGAACAGTGCCGATGGCAATGATGTCATTGACGTCAATGGCAGTACCACGCTTCACGGTGTCACCAATGTCGAGATCGTAACTGGTTCAGGCCTGGATCAGGTTCGCGTTAACGGCACAGAGACACTGATCGGCTCAATGACAATCAGCAGCCGGGGTGAAGTCGTTGGCAACGGCAATGGGTTCCTGGATTCGATGGTGAACGTACGCGGTGCGACGGTTGATCCGAAGGGAGGTGGCGTGGGCATACTCCGCACTGGACCAATCAGCTTTGATGCAGGTTCGACTTTCAAAGCTGAAGTCCGCGGCAAGTTACCCGGCAGCGATCATGATCAACTGGTCGTACATGGAGCCGCAGATCTCGGCGGTGCCGCACTGGACGTTTCCGGAGCAATTGTCGGCACCTCTCCAGGAGACGTGATCGTCCTGATCAATCTTGCGAATTCCGGCAGTTCTGTCAGCGGTACATTTGCTGGCCTGCCGGAAGGCACACAGGTCCTGCTCAATGGTCAGAATTTCTCAATCAGCTATGTCGGCGGAGACGGAAACGATGTGACTCTAACCGCGACAGCTGTCCCACCAATGGAGGTCTACGTCGACGACGACCTGTTCGGCACGGCCAATGGAACGCCGATTGCCGATGCCAATCCGGACGCTCCAGGAGCACAACCCGGGACGTTTGGCGTTGATGTGTTTTCAAGGATCGTCGATGGAATTGCGGCCATTTCGGCTGGAGGAACCGTTCATGTGGTCGGGGGGCTGTACGATGAGGACATTCGGATCTCTAAACCGTTGACGATCGATGGCACGAGTTCAGATCGACTCGACACACGTCTTGGTGGAGCTGGAGTTTTCATCGAGTCGGGAGGTGACGACGTCACACTTGGCGACTTGTGGATCACCTCGGAACTGAGTGTTAGCGGCGTCGCGGCACCACTGCTGCGGAATGTGATTTCCAGTGGCTACACCGGCTTGATGGGACGCAACCTAACAGGCGTTCTACGAGTAGAGAGTTCTCTGTTTCAGGCGAACCAATTCACCTCATTTGACGTGGATTCGCCGGGATTGCACGTCGTGATTGAGGATTCGACCTTTCAAGCAAATACGCTGGGGCCGATTCAAATCCAAAACGTTGATTCGCTAACACTGCGCAATGCAATGTTTCGCGAGAATACTGCCGGTATCTTGCTTCGATCGATCGGAACGTTGACCTACGACACGGAGCGCAGTGAGGTCAGTGACGATATCGAGTTTAGCAATAACACGCTAATGCACCGCAGAAACGGAGTAGAGCGAGACCCGCTTGAGCTACTAAGTATTCAAAACCTGGTCATCAATACTTTTGGCGGTGAGGACCACGTTACAGGGCGACCGCATTCCGCAATGATCGCCACCATCGATACTGGAAACAACCTGACCGGGGACAGTATCACGATCGAAGGCTCCGAAATAAGCGATAGTTTTACAACAACCATCAATGGTACCGACACGGAACTCCATAACGGCACGCAAGCGCCGGTGATCATGCGTGGCATGGAGAGTCTGGTACTCAGAGGAAATGCGGGCGCGGATCGCTTCGATGTTACTCCGACTCGAGACTATGCCATTCTGGTTGATGGCGGTGATCCAATTGGTCAAAACGGAGAACCATCCAGCTTCGATGTTCTGAATATCGTCGTGCAAGCCCAGCAGTTCAGCTACTTGAATGGACCGGAAGTTGATTCTGGCAGCATCGTTATCGATGACTACCTGCCGATTAGCTTTGATCAAGTCGAGTTGGCAGAGCTGCAAGCGCTGCCCGCGCCAGATGGACTGCCTACGTTCAAGTCGTTTCCGCTGCCATTTGGCAACCCCAAGAGTAATCCAGTAGACGTCGAATCGGGCGGAGATGGCGAAGTTAAGGTCTCTCAGGGGAATTTCCAACTCACGTTTTCCGAATTGGAACCTGAAGAGCAAGTAGTACTCGATCTTACCGAAAGCTCGGACGACGTTAGCTTCAATTTTGATGGCCAGCCCTATGCGCAGGATTTTGTTATCCGCGGGCGCGGTGAGAATTCGGTCTTTCTGAATGGCGGTACTTTTGAAGAAACAACTCTGAATCTTCTGGAAGACGGAAAGGCACAAGTCACCATCAATCCAACGATCACGATGGATGGCATATTTGAGCTCGTCATCAACTCGAACGTGCGAACTATCCACCTCAACGGCAGCGGTGCCAACGATGAGTTTGTTATTGACGACGCTCTCACTGGCGTTGCTTCAGTTACTCTTGCACCAGCGCCATCTCTGTTACCCTTCAAAGTCAATCTGCCCGACGCAGCCGAAGTACTGGCGATCAGAGGAGGGGGCGGTGATGATCTTGTTCGTGTGAATACAATGGCAGGTTCGACGGAGCGGGACCTAACTGTCATACCCCGGGAGGATTCGCTGACGCTTGCGTCAGGGAATCGTCAGTTGAGTCTTGAAGCGTTTTCCGGAACTTTGGCGATCAACAACACGAACCCGTTGAGTTCTCTGAATTTTGATCTGTCAACGATGGCAAACCAGGTACAAGTGAATGCACCGGAAAGCGATTCCAACAGGATCGAAGTGACGGGGCTCGGTGGTGAGACCAAAATCATTGCCGTACTCATTGGGCGGACATCGTTCCTTGGCGACGGTGATGACATAGTCAATATGGAGTTGGCCACCTCGCCCGGTTCCTCAATTCAGGTTGCAGGCATCGATGGCGCCGATTTGGTTTCGCGTGCTGGCAACTGGGGGCGTGCCGGCAACTGGGGGATCGTCACGTCAGGACTGGATAACCTGACAATCGAAAGCACCGGCGGTAATGGGGAGGTATCCTTCGATGTCACTTCGCTTCATGGTGCCAACAGCTACACCGCCAACCTGCAGGAATCGGATATCGCCCGGATCGAAGGCGGTGCTGCAATTAGCGACAATATGGTCATCGGTCGCTATGGAAACGCGTGGCATCCGGTCGGCGCAGAATTGGTTTCCGGTGGAGCCAACGTGCGCGTCGCAGGTGCAGGCCGTCTGGAAGTGCGCACTGGTGGCGGTGATGACACGTTGACGATCGACGTAGATCAATCTCGCGGTTCTGACTTGATTGGAATGCCCCTATTCTTCGATGGTGGCGAAGGCGGATACGACACATTGGAGTTAGTGGGGAATCCAGCAACTGCAGTCGAAAACGCTAACTACCGCCCCGGACCGGATACTCATAACGGCAGTCTGGAGTTCACCGATGCGGTACAACAACGCCTGATGAACGTTGAATTTGCGGGACTGGAACCAGTCCGGAACACTGTCTACGGAAGTTACCACAACGTGTACGGTACGCCGCTGGATGAGAATATCACGTACACGACCGTATCCCAATCCGCGGGACTGTTGTCAGGCAACCGGAGGTTTGGAAACGTTTCGATTGACGACAAAGAGGCCTATTCATTCCTGGTGGAGAATCTCACGGTCCCTCCGACCCTGCTTCTGTTTGGCGGAGGCGGACGCGATCGGTTCGATGTAGAACTGCCATTTCAGCCGGGGATCGATACGCTCAGTGGTATCTCAGTCATTGGTGGAGCGACGTCGTCTGGTGCAGTACGAGAGCAAACAGAGTTAATCCTGCGAGGGTCCAGTCACGACGAGACCTTTGAATTCGAAGCGGACTCCACCAGTCTTCCTTATACACGGCTTTACGCATCACAGACTGGGGCATTGCAGCGGGTCAAGATCGAAACCGATGCCATCGAAGATATCCTGATTCCCGCGTCAGGCGGTCAGGACACGCTTACGATCGCGGGATCTGACCAGGCAGAGAACCTCGAGTTCCGTCCATCTCCGGAAAGTCCAGGTTACGGATCGTTCGTCGCACCATACACTTATGACGTCTCGTATTCCGAAGCGGATGCCCGATCCCCATCTGGTTTAAACACACTGACTGCATTTTCGATGGGGACACTCAGTGCCGACTTAGACGCCGGTCGCGATTCCGTCACAATGTACGGTACAGAGTTCAACGACAATTTTCGCGTGACCGCCACTTCAGCGGAGATTCGATCAGGCAATCCCATTTCACTGAGCAACCATGAGTCGATCCGAATTGAATCGCTTGGCGGCGACGACTGGATTGACGTCGTGAATCCCATCGCCATTGATGTTCATGTCGATGCTGGCACGGGAGACAACGACCGGCTTGTGGTGGATGGCCCGGCTGCGAATGCTCAATTCTATCCTTTTGAAGACGTGCGATCCGGCCGACTAGTGACTCAGCGCGCAGGAAGACCACGCACAATCGATTACGCCGGCGTCGAAACGTTGGCTGCAGGGTTCGACAACTGGGATACCGCTGTTACCGTCTATGCAGATGACGGTGAGAATGACATCACCATCAACCACGACAGTGACACGCATATCAGCATTGATGATCGCACAAAAATTGAGATCTATGGAATCAGCTCGGACGCCAGAATTTGGGTTGACGGGAAAAAAGGGGCAGATCGCTTTGCGACAACGTTGTCGGATCAGGATCTGCACCTGGACGCAGGTGATCTGGACGCATTCGACAGTGTGACGTTCTACGCTCAGAACGC harbors:
- a CDS encoding WD40 repeat domain-containing serine/threonine-protein kinase, which translates into the protein MSSDNDDKLGPMMDEFLSRKRKGEYPSLSEFVQRHPELENEIRELFPAIAMMEQAEVSEPPHRHAGVMTSNGKKLNRLGDYRIIREIGRGGMGVVYEAIQESLGRHVAIKLLPWQVTPGDTQARRFQREARIAASLHHTNIVPVYGVGYADSIHFLAMQFIHGQSLNSVLQELRHIQRAKDHSHIQARSPSQSTPATGRTAAAPDGRSATDAATRESHVIANSLVMGRDINDGQNVSSTSRSPAPQSGGSAASSVSVLPSGSGRISNVLLYRRIAELMASVADALDFAHMQGVLHRDIKPANLMLDIEGGIWITDFGLAKAGDTTDSHDNRFDEDFDALTQSGDIVGTLRYLAPERFRGSNDRRSDVYSLGLTLYEFLTLEPAFANADRATLIHAITTTSCPAPRTIAADIPQDLETIVVKATQADPGLRYQSARDMALDLRRFLDAKPIVARRSSSLKRIQLWCRRNPTVAALSCLAFSLLLMIAIVSTYSVIELSHRQSKLTESLGRAIDAEARERSANRMATLNLFDAYAARAGSGRESHRPGRRFDGLEAISNASALRDQIAVDDDDVMKLRNEAIACMGLADIALEVDRKDEGTYCPFNRWGFDSRIEHYARISSSTGIEIRTVADGETVAHFSNGWSHTYPPFTCFSPDDRYVAILGRHSYQGCAIEIWDTRDGSVILPAVSVDAEWYSRSIAFSGDSKLAAFPGRNQILIFNLEMRRVVGIRPVDVSPAFIRFSAADSRVVIGLNNKVGVFDLQTTDPMEILEHTQYVADAAFSHSGRYLATACYDHQVYVWNLEQRAGPVTTCSGHTSKALRVEFSPDDQLLMSNAWDDTSRFWNPWSGQQVIRVERYASRFSSDGLRIALQDTGVSVGRWRVADSIACRVLGWKSGDFGIYDAAFNQSSTLLAHTAADQVVIRDWPSGEVRYVLPFESKTVQCQFAQDDRFLYCSGHSHFARWNCRHFADGNSMDASASRQSVSSSTTVTFDLTRDSRSGLIHTSNRGVQQLTLTDADMQLGAEVPSHPDEWIIETSDDGSLYALAGKHLDTVRVLQNSDHTVVFEYQLPGAVSADALFSPNGRWLLLSTRRKAMIFDTSNWQLNCEIPLSNSGFGRGAFTQDESMLALQDGEGVRLVQTSPFRTLAWLQNPYGESFSAAGPEATFALAFSPDQNYLACGTGGKTESMYVWNLQYVRQQLADMDLDWSLTDRPQNSRP
- a CDS encoding sigma-70 family RNA polymerase sigma factor encodes the protein MTHDRPENVQPGLAEVDLGELLANHRDRLRRMICLRLDRRLNGRVDASDVIQDAYIDATQRFTEYQANPEVSPFVWLRFLTTQKLAQLHRFHLGTQARDAGREVSIDTSGRLEASSAALAAKLVGPFSSPSNAANRAELRQQIQDALNSMEENDREILALRHFEQLDNNEAAQVLGVESQAAYKRYVRAIRRLKDLLSPEQGLRS